The Triticum aestivum cultivar Chinese Spring chromosome 7B, IWGSC CS RefSeq v2.1, whole genome shotgun sequence genome window below encodes:
- the LOC123156672 gene encoding uncharacterized protein: MRLLKSCKMLFIEGVPLGWQQEVSHQHHQDPLEGQHHGRCSMTRSSSSPRGGASSSSIEGVPLGWQQEVSHQHHQDPLEGQHHGRCSMTRSSSSPRGGASSSSIEGVSLGWQQEVSHQHHQDPLEGQHHGRCSMTRSSSSPRGGASSSRLPLELDGVSSQPPCGLQ, encoded by the exons ATGAGGCTGCTAAAATCATGCAAGATGTTGTT CATTGAAGGGGTGCCACTTGGCTGGCAGCAGGAAGTAAGCCATCAACATCATCAAGATCCGCTTGAAGGACAACACCATGGAAGATGCTCAATGACCAGATCGTCGTCCTCTCCGAGAGGAGGGGCCAGCTCAAGCAG CATTGAAGGGGTGCCACTTGGCTGGCAGCAGGAAGTAAGCCATCAACATCATCAAGATCCGCTTGAAGGACAACACCATGGAAGATGCTCAATGACCAGATCGTCGTCCTCTCCGAGAGGAGGGGCCAGCTCAAGCAG CATTGAAGGGGTGTCACTTGGCTGGCAGCAGGAAGTAAGCCATCAACATCATCAAGATCCGCTTGAAGGACAACACCATGGAAGATGCTCAATGACCAGATCGTCGTCCTCTCCGAGAGGAGGGGCCAGCTCAAGCAG GTTGCCGCTGGAACTAGATGGGGTCTCCAGCCAGCCGCCATGTGGCTTGCAGTAG
- the LOC123163145 gene encoding uncharacterized protein, giving the protein MAPPPPPPPLKNPSLSTRHLILLLLLSTATFSAAVSTRSYSSICPTPAPAPDRHTDADDALSLARSFQIYDGYFSGGEGSLFSPDDHLHGSYRSFSLFPDRAVRTTDPALLHLTATLTLAGPRFGEYHRSHGNRGNYTIPAYISFVLDGYYSSASLQLCMVGTGTEPAADGSVKQYADVALHLRVPSPPSLADPFVDGSLDGSSGFGAIQLLAYAEGDDYEYGERPTCSPPVRPARGSPQELDGGSFVCDDLKERLVTSYRLQDQHGGSPAKLPRMHVNRMKCTPDGAVRAYVVFSNDTGDEGRRLEFLVDEEAVVADGHWDSARDMLCLRACRVSRSVPTPSTLAVRECGIELSFWLPAEWTILERSVVAGALRNPAHGRTDVMSAFSIHDRRRNLSDVRYSYNDTMLDVAKKHYLKINKEKIRGSFPVPSNSAYHDFRLHFFVANTGRRGEAYPVAIGSVIVNEDGLSADDSLPGSAVGDTEHDLLRISYDLHCDAAADNWVRPTKNMSYSYRPEEERRISISAEGVYDPKRGILSMAGCQRRNGSTDCQILVTVQFASLDLEGLGGGGAISSLRDRSDRLFFETMNITLYGMYTEQLSEAVSRMDMESIMLVASTMLSCIFAALQILHAKKNPEAAAATSITMLAVLALGHLAPLVLSFEVIFMSRRSQYFLDSTSGWLELNQVMMSVPALVAFVLHLRLLHLALAGRLRPAAGQSEPATTSVSERAVLKVCLPLYLLGGVMAAAVHAINIRTSREGHIGGEAAMPWDDVVWYAGLMLDGFLLPQVILNESLSGSKVRAISRWFYMGGTLIRVAPHVYDVVRRRVYVPSMSPSDIYASPRGDLFGVAWDVVILCGAALLASLLFFQQRLGAGASLPWQRKRSGGYEMVSRI; this is encoded by the coding sequence atggcgccaccaccaccaccaccaccactgaaGAATCCTAGCCTGTCCACTCGCCACCTCATCTTGCTTCTCCTTCTGTCCACCGCCACCTTCTCCGCCGCTGTTTCCACCCGCTCCTACTCCTCCATCTGCCCCACTCCGGCACCCGCTCCGGACCGCCacaccgacgccgacgacgcccTTTCGCTCGCCCGCTCCTTCCAGATATACGACGGCTACTTCTCCGGCGGCGAGGGCAGCCTCTTCTCCCCCGACGATCACCTCCACGGCAGCTACCGCTCATTTTCCCTGTTCCCCGACCGCGCCGTCCGCACCACCGACCCGGCTCTCCTCCACCTCACCGCCACCCTCACCCTCGCCGGCCCCCGCTTCGGAGAGTACCACCGGAGCCATGGAAACCGCGGTAATTACACCATCCCCGCGTATATCTCTTTCGTCCTCGACGGTTACTACTCCTCCGCCTCTCTCCAGCTCTGCATGGTCGGGACGGGCACTGAACCCGCCGCCGACGGATCTGTGAAGCAGTACGCGGACGTCGCCCTCCACCTCCGCGTCCCCAGTCCTCCCAGCCTCGCCGATCCCTTCGTGGACGGCAGTTTAGATGGCTCCTCCGGCTTCGGGGCCATCCAGCTGCTCGCGTACGCCGAAGGCGACGACTACGAGTACGGCGAGCGCCCCACCTGCAGCCCACCGGTGCGGCCGGCCAGGGGCTCGCCCCAGGAGCTCGACGGCGGCAGCTTCGTGTGCGACGACCTGAAAGAGCGGCTCGTGACCTCGTACAGGTTGCAGGATCAGCACGGCGGCTCCCCGGCCAAGCTTCCGCGGATGCACGTCAACAGGATGAAGTGCACGCCGGACGGCGCCGTGCGCGCGTACGTGGTGTTCTCCAACGACACCGGGGACGAGGGGCGTCGGCTTGAATTCCTGGTGGACGAGGAGGCGGTCGTGGCCGACGGGCACTGGGACTCGGCTCGGGACATGCTCTGCCTCAGAGCATGCCGGGTGTCGCGCTCCGTGCCAACGCCGTCAACTCTGGCGGTGCGGGAGTGCGGGATCGAGCTGAGCTTCTGGCTCCCGGCCGAGTGGACGATCCTCGAGCGGAGCGTCGTGGCCGGCGCGCTCCGGAACCCGGCTCATGGGAGGACCGACGTGATGTCGGCCTTCAGCATCCACGACCGCAGAAGAAACCTCTCGGACGTGAGGTACAGCTACAACGACACGATGCTTGATGTGGCCAAGAAGCATTATCTGAagatcaacaaggagaagatcAGAGGATCGTTCCCGGTCCCGAGCAACTCTGCTTACCATGACTTCAGGCTCCATTTCTTCGTGGCAAACACGGGGAGGCGGGGAGAAGCTTACCCGGTCGCGATTGGTTCGGTGATTGTAAACGAGGATGGGTTGTCCGCCGACGATTCCCTCCCCGGATCTGCGGTGGGTGACACGGAGCACGATCTACTGAGAATCAGCTACGATCTACACTGTGATGCTGCAGCAGACAATTGGGTCCGTCCAACTAAGAATATGTCCTACTCCTACAGGCCGGAGGAAGAACGGCGAATCTCGATCTCAGCAGAGGGTGTGTATGATCCCAAGAGGGGCATCCTGAGCATGGCTGGCTGTCAACGGCGCAACGGCTCGACGGACTGCCAGATACTGGTCACCGTGCAGTTCGCCTCCCTCGACCTCGaggggctcgggggcggcggagCGATCAGCAGCCTCAGAGACAGGTCCGACCGTCTCTTCTTCGAGACGATGAACATCACCTTGTACGGGATGTACACAGAGCAACTGTCGGAGGCGGTATCGAGGATGGACATGGAGAGCATCATGCTCGTGGCCTCCACGATGCTGTCGTGCATCTTCGCCGCCCTGCAGATCCTGCACGCCAAGAAGAACCCCGAGGCCGCTGCGGCGACGTCGATCACCATGCTCGCCGTCCTCGCCCTGGGGCACCTTGCCCCTCTGGTGCTCAGCTTCGAGGTCATCTTCATGAGCAGGAGGAGCCAGTACTTTCTTGACTCGACGAGCGGCTGGCTCGAGCTGAATCAGGTGATGATGAGTGTGCCTGCGCTGGTCGCCTTCGTGCTGCATCTGCGCCTTCTTCACCTGGCGCTGGCTGGTCGGCTGAGACCGGCCGCCGGCCAGAGCGAGCCCGCAACGACGTCCGTCTCGGAGAGGGCTGTGCTGAAGGTGTGCCTGCCGCTGTACCTGCTGGGAGGAGTCATGGCCGCGGCCGTCCACGCGATCAACATCCGCACCTCAAGGGAGGGCCACATCGGTGGAGAGGCGGCCATGCCGTGGGACGACGTCGTGTGGTACGCGGGGCTGATGCTGGACGGCTTCCTGCTCCCTCAGGTCATCCTGAACGAGTCCTTGTCAGGCTCCAAAGTCCGAGCGATTTCGCGGTGGTTTTACATGGGTGGCACCCTGATCCGCGTGGCGCCTCACGTGTATGATGTGGTCAGGAGGCGGGTCTACGTGCCGAGTATGAGCCCCTCTGACATATACGCGAGCCCTCGCGGCGATCTCTTTGGCGTCGCGTGGGATGTGGTTATATTGTGCGGAGCGGCGTTGCTGGCGTCCCTCTTGTTCTTCCAGCAACGGCTTGGAGCCGGCGCCTCGCTTCCTTGGCAGAGGAAGAGATCAGGTGGGTATGAGATGGTCTCTCGCATCTAA
- the LOC123162893 gene encoding ethylene-responsive transcription factor 2-like, giving the protein MAPKKTPKGKSGFFGVRQKPSGNWGVEFSDAGRRWWIGTYPSAHEAACAYDVAVWRAGRPRVHLNFPEIESRVETEMLVPQGIKMKEITTKKKTTKKPSVVVNADETDEEAMARFAREHPVYVQAELEHYWKREAEQKKKEDEAGPSTVIPIESSSEEDWADFSEEEEEEGCDDPEKDEFWEQFRSSDDEE; this is encoded by the coding sequence atggcgccgaagaagacgcCGAAGGGCAAGTCCGGCTTCTTTGGCGTGAGGCAGAAGCCCTCCGGTAACTGGGGAGTGGAGTTCTCCGATGccgggaggcgttggtggatcggCACGTACCCCTCCGCCCACGAGGCCGCGTGTGCCTACGACGTGGCGGTGTGGCGTGCCGGGAGGCCTCGGGTGCACCTCAACTTCCCAGAGATCGAGAGTCGGGTGGAAACGGAGATGCTTGTGCCGCagggcatcaagatgaaggagatcacgacgaagaagaagacgacgaaGAAGCCGTCGGTTGTCGTCAATGCCGACGAGACCGACGAGGAGGCGATGGCGAGGTTTGCTCGGGAGCATCCGGTGTACGTCCAGGCCGAGCTGGAGCACTACTGGAAGCGTGAGGCGgagcagaagaagaaggaggacgaggccggTCCCTCGACGGTGATCCCCATCGAGTCCTCTTCCGAGGAGGACTGGGCAGacttctcggaggaggaggaggaggaggggtgcgaCGACCCGGAGAAGGACGAGTTCTGGGAGCAGTTCCGCAgctccgacgatgaggagtag